From the Quercus lobata isolate SW786 chromosome 6, ValleyOak3.0 Primary Assembly, whole genome shotgun sequence genome, one window contains:
- the LOC115995205 gene encoding salicylic acid-binding protein 2-like: MAAPRVQKHFVLVHGACHGAWSWYKLKPRLESAGHRVTVLDLAASGINRKAIQDVHTMYEYTEPLLEYLASLPPNEKVVLVGHSLGGLNIALAMDKYPEKVAAGVFMAAFMPDTKHKPSYVLEQYNERTPAEAWLDTQFSDYGSVNQPSTSIFFGPKFLSTKLYQLSPTEDFELAMTLARPGSLFLDDLSKAKNFSNEGYGSVPQVYVVCDQDLGIPVEFQRWMIKNGVPKEVMEINGADHMAMLSKPDELCHCLLETAHKYA; the protein is encoded by the exons ATGGCAGCTCCCAGAGTACAAAAGCATTTTGTTCTAGTGCATGGGGCATGTCATGGGGCCTGGAGTTGGTACAAGCTCAAACCACGGCTCGAGTCCGCTGGCCACCGGGTCACAGTTCTTGATCTTGCGGCTTCAGGCATCAACAGGAAGGCAATTCAAGATGTTCATACTATGTATGAGTACACTGAGCCTTTGTTGGAGTATTTGGCCTCTCTTCCTCCAAATGAAAAGGTGGTGCTTGTTGGGCACAGTCTAGGTGGATTGAATATAGCACTAGCCATGGACAAGTATCCAGAGAAAGTAGCTGCTGGGGTTTTCATGGCGGCCTTTATGCCAGATACGAAACACAAGCCCTCATATGTCTTGGAACAG TATAATGAAAGAACCCCTGCAGAAGCATGGTTGGACACACAGTTTTCTGACTATGGAAGCGTCAACCAACCTTCAAcgtcaattttttttggccCCAAGTTCTTGTCCACGAAGCTCTATCAATTAAGCCCCACCGAG GATTTTGAACTAGCCATGACTTTAGCAAGGCCAGGATCGCTGTTCCTTGATGACTTGTCCAAGGCAAAGAATTTCTCAAATGAGGGATATGGGTCGGTTCCACAAGTTTATGTTGTTTGTGATCAGGATTTAGGGATTCCAGTGGAATTTCAGCGATGGATGATTAAAAATGGAGTGCCTAAAGAAGTGATGGAGATTAATGGTGCTGACCATATGGCAATGCTTTCAAAGCCAGATGAACTTTGCCATTGTCTTCTGGAGACAGCACATAAATATGCTTAA
- the LOC115950709 gene encoding methylesterase 10-like isoform X1, whose translation MEKRERHFVLVHGACHGAWNWYKVLTLLKSAGHKVTALDLAASGIHPKQAHELRSLSDYLEPLMEFMASLPAEERVILVGHSFGGVCNAVAMEKFPEKISVAVYATALMPGPDLSFLALNEQKFQRLDPLKDAQFTFDQGPNNPPTSLLFGYNFMATKLYQLSPPEDLTLAMSLVRPFRLYGDDALLLKESKLTKEKYGSIRRVYIVCDQDNIIKEDFQRWMIENNPADEVKVITGSDHMVMFSKPKELSSCLQEIAEKYS comes from the exons ATGGAGAAGAGGGAGAGGCATTTTGTGCTGGTTCACGGAGCCTGTCATGGAGCATGGAATTGGTACAAAGTGCTAACCCTGCTGAAATCAGCTGGTCATAAAGTAACAGCCTTGGACCTAGCTGCGAGCGGGATTCACCCAAAGCAAGCACATGAGCTCAGATCACTATCAGATTACCTTGAGCCTTTGATGGAATTCATGGCATCTCTTCCAGCAGAGGAAAGAGTGATCCTTGTGGGCCACAGCTTCGGTGGAGTCTGTAACGCTGTTGCCATGGAAAAGTTCCCTGAGAAAATTTCTGTTGCAGTATATGCTACCGCCCTTATGCCTGGTCCTGACCTCAGTTTCCTTGCATTAAACGAACAG AAATTTCAAAGGTTGGATCCTCTCAAGGACGCGCAATTCACATTTGATCAAGGGCCCAACAACCCACCTACCTCATTGCTATTTGGGTACAATTTCATGGCAACCAAGTTATACCAACTCTCCCCACCTGAG GATTTGACACTTGCCATGTCATTGGTGAGACCTTTTCGTCTTTATGGTGATGATGCATTAttgttaaaagaatcaaaactcACTAAGGAAAAATATGGGTCTATTCGTAGAGTTTATATTGTGTGTGACCAAGACAATATTATAAAGGAGGATTTTCAAAGGTGGATGATTGAGAATAATCCAGCAGATGAAGTGAAGGTGATAACTGGTTCCGATCACATGGTCATGTTTTCTAAACCGAAGGAGCTGAGCTCATGTCTCCAAGAGATTGCGGAGAAATATTCTTAA
- the LOC115950709 gene encoding methylesterase 10-like isoform X2, with protein sequence MEKRERHFVLVHGACHGAWNWYKVLTLLKSAGHKVTALDLAASGIHPKQAHELRSLSDYLEPLMEFMASLPAEERVILVGHSFGGVCNAVAMEKFPEKISVAVYATALMPGPDLSFLALNEQKFQRLDPLKDAQFTFDQGPNNPPTSLLFGYNFMATKLYQLSPPEVRVYIVCDQDNIIKEDFQRWMIENNPADEVKVITGSDHMVMFSKPKELSSCLQEIAEKYS encoded by the exons ATGGAGAAGAGGGAGAGGCATTTTGTGCTGGTTCACGGAGCCTGTCATGGAGCATGGAATTGGTACAAAGTGCTAACCCTGCTGAAATCAGCTGGTCATAAAGTAACAGCCTTGGACCTAGCTGCGAGCGGGATTCACCCAAAGCAAGCACATGAGCTCAGATCACTATCAGATTACCTTGAGCCTTTGATGGAATTCATGGCATCTCTTCCAGCAGAGGAAAGAGTGATCCTTGTGGGCCACAGCTTCGGTGGAGTCTGTAACGCTGTTGCCATGGAAAAGTTCCCTGAGAAAATTTCTGTTGCAGTATATGCTACCGCCCTTATGCCTGGTCCTGACCTCAGTTTCCTTGCATTAAACGAACAG AAATTTCAAAGGTTGGATCCTCTCAAGGACGCGCAATTCACATTTGATCAAGGGCCCAACAACCCACCTACCTCATTGCTATTTGGGTACAATTTCATGGCAACCAAGTTATACCAACTCTCCCCACCTGAGGTAAG AGTTTATATTGTGTGTGACCAAGACAATATTATAAAGGAGGATTTTCAAAGGTGGATGATTGAGAATAATCCAGCAGATGAAGTGAAGGTGATAACTGGTTCCGATCACATGGTCATGTTTTCTAAACCGAAGGAGCTGAGCTCATGTCTCCAAGAGATTGCGGAGAAATATTCTTAA